The following proteins come from a genomic window of Paenibacillus spongiae:
- a CDS encoding DUF1657 domain-containing protein translates to MTVSSDVKTCLASLKSAQASLEQFALATENQEAKTLFTNAAGQTDQIVQQVQSRVQQLENEEPQYKGF, encoded by the coding sequence ATGACCGTATCTTCTGATGTCAAAACATGTCTCGCCTCGTTGAAGAGCGCGCAGGCTAGCTTGGAGCAATTCGCTCTGGCAACCGAGAACCAAGAAGCCAAGACGCTGTTCACCAATGCAGCTGGCCAAACCGATCAAATCGTACAACAGGTACAATCTCGTGTTCAGCAGCTGGAGAATGAGGAACCGCAATACAAAGGTTTTTAA